In the genome of Lacerta agilis isolate rLacAgi1 chromosome 2, rLacAgi1.pri, whole genome shotgun sequence, one region contains:
- the LOC117042048 gene encoding carbohydrate sulfotransferase 5-like produces the protein MLIRFNTVLLLIVSALLLLLLLLFSSWRRLEPQEGVSAPTKTHVLILSSWRSGSTFAGQLFSQNPSVFYMMEPAKHVWHRMPWGSPELLQGALRDLLRSVFLCDMGALCAYIEDPSMVYQLFMWSMSRALCSPPACEAFQRSDIIGVKECEARCGQTPFEKISEACATYSHVVVKSVRFFQMEALYPLLADPSLRLRVIHLVRDPRAVYASRQAVSLHPDDLVIGNGINSTPSTLGVMHRVCLAQAEMYLTASYRMPPALRGRYLLTRYEDLVRDPLEHLAKWYQFTGLTSSRRLESWVYNITHWPTANSDWKPGISSVDPLEIQKNAKVASQAWRKHLSFQEVQDVQSICKEAMEVFGYKPAASEEEQRDLTKDLVLPRKKN, from the coding sequence ATGCTCATCAGATTCAATACAGTCCTGCTTCTCATTGTCTCGgcactgctcctcctcctcctcctcttgttctCATCCTGGAGAAGGCTCGAGCCCCAGGAAGGAGTCTCGGCTCCCACCAAGACCCATGTGCTGATCCTTTCCAGCTGGCGCTCTGGCTCGACCTTCGCAGGGCAGCTCTTCAGCCAGAACCCGTCGGTCTTCTACATGATGGAGCCAGCCAAGCACGTGTGGCATCGCATGCCCTGGGGCAGCCCCGAACTCCTCCAGGGGGCCCTGAGGGACTTGCTGCGCTCCGTCTTCCTCTGCGACATGGGGGCCCTCTGTGCCTACATCGAGGACCCCAGCATGGTCTACCAGCTCTTCATGTGGTCCATGAGCAGGGCGCTCTGCTCCCCTCCGGCCTGTGAGGCCTTCCAACGCTCCGACATCATCGGGGTGAAGGAGTGCGAGGCCCGTTGCGGCCAAACGCCCTTTGAGAAGATTTCCGAGGCCTGTGCCACCTACAGCCACGTGGTGGTGAAATCCGTCCGCTTCTTCCAGATGGAAGCGCTTTACCCACTCCTGGCAGATCCCTCCCTCCGTCTCCGGGTGATCCACTTGGTCAGGGACCCCCGCGCCGTGTACGCATCGCGACAGGCCGTGTCTCTTCACCCCGATGACCTGGTCATCGGCAACGGCATCAACAGCACTCCCAGCACCCTCGGAGTCATGCATAGGGTCTGCCTCGCCCAGGCCGAAATGTACCTCACGGCCTCGTACCGCATGCCTCCGGCCTTGAGGGGGCGATACCTCCTGACGCGGTATGAAGACCTGGTGAGGGACCCGCTGGAGCACCTGGCCAAGTGGTACCAGTTCACCGGCCTGACTTCCTCCCGTAGGCTTGAGTCCTGGGTCTACAACATAACTCACTGGCCCACCGCCAACAGTGACTGGAAGCCTGGCATATCCAGTGTGGACCCCTTGGAGATACAGAAAAATGCCAAGGTGGCTTCCCAAGCTTGGAGGAAGCACCTCAGCTTCCAGGAGGTGCAAGACGTTCAAAGCATCTGCAAGGAAGCCATGGAAGTCTTTGGCTACAAGCCAGCTGCATCAGAGGAGGAGCAGAGAGATTTGACAAAAGACCTTGTCcttcccaggaaaaaaaattaa
- the LOC117042053 gene encoding olfactory receptor 2G3-like produces MYRKAVWEEGNQSYQGEFILLGVADHPRLEMLLFAIILPCYMMALLGNTTIIVVLRLDPRLHTPMYFFLSNLSFLDLCFTTSVGPQILVNFWRKSKTISYGACVAQLYIFHALGATECILLVVMAYDRYAAICHPLRYAALMSQSLCFKMAAVSWISGLTTSLVESVMTLRLPWCGQNRVDHFFCEVPALIKLACVDTSLNEAVLFGSSVAFLVVPLGLIMVSYGHIAVATLAIHSAEGKRKALNTCASHLIVVSLFFGATIVTYLQPPSNNAHDQAKVASLFYTFVTTMLNPLIYTLRNKEVHKALRRLTKRN; encoded by the coding sequence ATGTACAGGAAAGCAGTATGGGAAGAAGGTAATCAGAGCTACCAAGGAGAATTCATTTTATTGGGAGTGGCTGACCATCCACGCTTGGAGATGTTGCTCTTTGCCATTATCCTGCCCTGCTACATGATGGCCTTGCTGGGCAACACAACCATCATTGTGGTGTTGCGGCTGGACCCCCGTCTCCAcacccccatgtatttcttcctcagCAACCTCTCCTTCCTTGATCTTTGCTTCACCACCAGTGTGGGCCCTCAGATCCTGGTAAACTTCTGGAGGAAAAGCAAGACCATCAGTTACGGTGCCTGCGTGGCTCAGCTCTACATCTTCCATGCTCTCGGCGCCACAGAATGTATTCTTTTGGTTGTCATGGCCTACGACCGCTATGCTGCCATCTGCCACCCGCTGCGCTATGCTGCCCTTATGAGCCAATCCCTATGCTTCAAAATGGCTGCCGTCTCCTGGATTAGTGGCCTTACCACCTCACTGGTGGAGTCAGTGATGACTCTTCGCCTCCCTTGGTGTGGACAAAACCGGGTGGATCATTTCTTCTGTGAGGTGCCAGCCTTAATCAAATTGGCCTGTGTTGACACCTCACTGAATGAGGCTGTGCTCTTTGGTTCCAGTGTAGCGTTCCTTGTAGTACCACTAGGCCTCATTATGGTCTCATACGGCCACATTGCAGTTGCCACGCTCGCAATCCACTCAGCTGAGGGCAAGCGAAAGGCTTTAAACACCTGTGCCTCCCATTTGATTGTGGTGTCCCTGTTTTTTGGGGCAACCATAGTCACCTACCTCCAGCCCCCGTCCAACAACGCCCATGACCAAGCCAAGGTGGCCTCCCTTTTCTATACATTTGTCACCACTATGCTCAATCCACTAATTTATACCCTGAGGAACAAAGAGGTGCACAAAGCTCTAAGAAGACTGACGAAGAGGAAttaa